The window tttattttcggTATGTGTTGTGCTTTGCTTGTTGTACATGACTTTAAAGTTTAAGTTCTCGGTATGGGGATAAAGTGTCAAGggagttgaatttttttggtttgggaTCGTATTGGAATTACTGCTACtggtattttcttttttgttttgtgttgggttggttttgtttttttggttagatttttTTGGAGTTTGAATGTTGTTTACTTTGGTTAAGATTGCTTCGTGTTTGGTGTTTAAGGTAAATGTGCTTAATGGGCAGTTATGTTTCAATGTATTGTGATATGGGATtgctttattctttatttttggcTCGAAAATGGATCTGGGGTCGGTTCCTTTAGCAGCCTGATAGCTATTTCTATCATAGTTTcttttctatctttctttctttttcttttctttttttggttggTATGGGTTACTTTCCTGGAATTTGTTAagtattttcttcttttctataATCTTCGTCTTGAATAAATGCAGTATTCAATGTCTGAGCATAtttagaatttcttttttttttttttcaaagtacTGTTTCATCTAGGAAAGAATTGCTTCAATGGCCTATTGTTTATGGTGGGGGTAGGAAAACTTATTTAGCATTAGTCATTGGCTATATTccaatcttaattttttttttctttgaaaaataattggtATGAATTTGAAACtatgttatttttcttattctgCCTTGCGGCGAAGAGTTGAGAGTTAATCACTGAGTATATGAaagatttataatatatatgcaATTCACATAGCTTATGTGGTTTGcttattcattttctttgtcaagTTTAATTAAACCTGAAATGACTAAATTTTTATGCTCTTGTCCAGTGTGATCAAACACTCAGGatataataatattctttagaataagatttttttttttgaaatagagATTAATATAGATGAAAATGGCTCAATGTGTCTGGAAAAATTTAGGTGGTAGTTCAGAAGGAATGTCCGAAATTTTTTAACAACTCTAAAAAATTTTGGCTTTAAGCATAGTTGTTTCTGTGGATTCTTTAACTGGCATTGGCAGTTTAACAAGATGAACGGTTGAGGATGGGTGTTTTTACAAGTTTGAGCCTGTGCTTTTCTCGAGTTTAATTTTCCGTAGCATCTTGATAAGAAAACTTCATTAAGAACATATATTAGACTCTCATGTTGAAGCATGCTTATGTTTTCTCTTGTTCCTGAAAGCAAAATAATGACCtggtttatattaattatgtGGCAGATGCATGTAGCtgaaataaatcattttgggAATTGCACTGAAGATGCATCTAATGAGCAATCACTCTCTGCAGTATCTCTGGATGCTTATAATGTCTTTGAAGATCCAGAGGTCCTACCTCGAGTAGGAGATCAGTATCAGGTTGAAATTCCACCCTTAATAACAGAATCTGATTCTCTCCTGCTGACAGACAACCCTACTGATGTAAAAAGCTCTGTTGTGTCTTATGAACATCTGATGGGATTACCCGTGTCAATAATGTGGGTCAGCAAGGAAGTTGGGAAAATTAAGCATGAACCTGCCGAAACTCTTGTTAATTCTATTGATCTGTCCAATAAAAATGAGTCTGTAAAATCTGAATGCACCCTAGAGACCCATAGAGAAGATGGTGACTTAATGGCTAAACTCGAGGCTACGGATATTACACCAGATGATGGGATAAAGTTTCATGAATCAGAGAAATTAGCTTTGGAGCTGGAAATAAAGATTGAAATGCATCAGAAGCATTATTTTGGAGTTCCAGGTACCCCAAGTGATGCCTGGAACAATTTAGAAGAAGCAAGTTTTCTCCTTGGTCTATATATTTTTGGGAAGAATCTTGTTCTGGTGAAGAAGTTTGTTGAGAGTAAAAAGATGAGGGATATACTTTCATTCTATTATGGGAAATTCTATAGGTCAGAGAAATACCGCAGATGGTCAGAGTGCCggaaaatgagaagaagaaGGTGTATATATGGACAGAGAATATTTACAGGATGGAGGCAACAGGAGTTATTAGCTCGTTTGCTTCCCAATGTGTCAGAGGAATGCCAAAATACTTTACTGGAGGTATTTTAGGAAGCATTTTCTGCTTATGACTATATTATCATTTTCCTTATAACTTTATTTTccaataaattcttttttctttgataacTTGTTCCAGTAAGGAACCTTTTTTCATGCTAGATATAGTAGATTTTTATGACTGTCATTGTGCAGCAGAGAATTGCCTGTAATTTATTGTGATTATTTGATCGATTGGTAGGTTTCCAAGGCATTTGGAGAGGGAAAAATATTGCTAGAGGAATATGTATTCACTTTAAAGGCTACAGTTGGGTTAAATTCTCTTGTCAGTGCAGTCGGGATTGGTAAAGGGAAGGAAGATCTCACAGGCATTACCTTGGAGCCTATGAAAGCCAATCAAGTTGCTCCTGTCCGTCCAGAAATACCTGTTGGAAAAGCATGTTCTGCTCTTACACCCTTGGAGATTATCAACTTTCTAACAGGAAGCTACCGGTTAAGCAAAGCCCGATCAAATGATCTGTTCTGGGAAGCTGTTTGGCCTCGTTTGCTTGCAAGGGGGTGGCACTCAGAGCAGCCTGCTAGTCAAGGGTATACTGCTGGTTCCAAGcactctttggtttttcttatCCCTGGTGTTAAGAAGTTTTCCAGAAGGAAACTGGTGAAAGGAGACCACTATTTCGATTCCGTCAGTGATGTCTTGAGTAGGGTTGCTTCAGACCCAGGGCTTCTTGAACTTGAAATTGGGGCAGATAAGGGAGATAGtagcaaagaagaaaatggaacAGAATCTGACAGAGATGATCTTCCTAATCGGCAACGTCACTGTTATCTCAAGCCCCGAATCCCAAATCGTGGTGCAGATGTCATGACATTTACTGTTGTGGATACAAGCTTGGATGATGGAGGAAAATTCAAGGTGAGAGAACTCAGAAGCTTACCCATTGAAATGAACATTTCCAACTCAAGTGATTCTGAAGAAAGTACTTCTGAGGAGCTTATAGATGAATCTGATTTGGCTGATACTTCATGTTCTGGTAGAGTTGAAACTAATGGTTTGAAACCCACGGAGATTAATCATGATAGGGAAGTGTATCCTGATGGAAATGCTTCAAACAATAAGTTTCCAGTTGATGGTCAAGCTTCGACTAATGTACCTGCCATCCCAAAGGACCCAAAAACAAAGGTCTGCAATGGAAAGGCTATGAAGAACCAACCAAGCCAGAGAATTAAAAttgacaataaaaataatctaGCCCCTGTTACTAAGCGGCGTCGGAAATTAACTGCATGTAGTCGCAAAGAGACAATCCAGAAGGGAAAAATTATCTCGGTATCTCCTGGATTAAAACAAAAGGAGGCCAGCTGCTGTGAAGGGAATCCTGATGGCAGTGCAGAGATCCCCTCTGAAGTAGATCCAGTGGAGCAGCAATTGTCATCTGCCAGTTCATCCAAAGGTAGTCCAACTATTAGAGGTGAAGGCATTCTCAGAAGTACTTGTGCTGGTGCTGAACAAACTCATGTGGAACATCAACACCGGACACTAATTGACTTGAACTTACCTGTTCTTCTGGATGGTGAAACTGATGAGCCTTTCATGGGGGAAGTGACAGAAAGTGAACATGAAAACCCAAGCAGGCAGCCCAACAATGCCAGTCAACCGGAAGCCACTTGTTGCATGCCCAGCTCTGAGCTGCAGCCTAACATGAATGCTCGGAGACAGAGCACCAGAAATCGGCCTCCAACCACCAAAGCGCTTGAAGCTCTTGCTTGTGGATTTCTAACTACAACGCAGAAGCGAAAACGTAGGGATGGTTTTGCACGGGAAAATTACTTATCAAGAGCTTCCCGACGAGCTCACGGTGGGGCCAAAGTTTCTGAGAATTATGGAGATGGTATGGTGGATTTCAAAGCAGAGGTAAAAGGAAATGGCATGTGCAATGGCAATGGTGTCATGGAGCAAACTTCCGACTTGACGCAAATGGAAGTGGACTCAAATCTTGGTGTCTCATAAGAACGAGAAATTTGCCGACTTGACATAAGAATGGAActtcaaccaacattcttcccaTAATGTCTGCAGGAAGGAGTGCCTTTTCTGGCTGCTATAAATTCCGTTACTACTTATCCTTCCCAACTGCCGTAACACATAAGCCTGCAGATGCAACGATCGATGAACACTTCTCAAACTGGAGAAAGACATCAAAACAAAGCGATATCTGTAAGTATTGAGAGTCAGGAAGGAGATTAGAAACCAACCAGTTGtagccctttttttttttttttgacataatGAATACTTTTTTCCATTCCTAGTGTACACACAGATGCAGTGTTCTTGATTATTTGTCCAGCAATCGGAATTTGACTGCCAAAACAAATTGGGGTGGCAGACTCAATCTTCTGCTCAGATTTTGATCAAGTGTACTCATAAGACTGctgtattatatatttaacttttcatttgtttctctttgaaAACCTTTAGTAAGCACCATGTTTAAACATGAGTTGGCCGGTAGtttatctttcctttttaagGCCAATTTTCGTTACAAAGTTATATACATGCATGCAATCCAAgaaatatgtttatttatataaaaacatatataaagaaagaaaatttttttttgttgtaattAAGGTAAGGTAACAAGCGACTGACGTGGTGTGCTAGAAAACTACCACGTTGCAAACCAGAATCAACTGCCGCTCTgtcttattaaataaataaaccagCGCGTGGTCGCCACACAGCCTCTTTTCCtcagtctctctctctctttatagCTCCTTCCTccattcctctctctctctcgatTCTCAATAAACGgccaaaaaaccaaaaacccaGAAGCTCAGGAGTAGGGTTTTAGTGTCCGTACAGTTTGGCGAACAATCAATGatataaaaatcaagttaATGAATTTATGCGTGAAAGTGAAAGgttaaagaaaggaaagagggAGAAACAAGGACTGGGAAATGGGTCAAGCATTTCGTCGAGCGACTGGTAGGATTCGGTCCGTGGACCAATCAAAACCCATAAAACCCAGAAGGCCTTTGGGTCCCACCGATGAGGAGAAGATCTCCAGAGTTTCCCAGTATGATAATCTTGATCATGGTAAGTTATTTCCCCACTCAAATTAATGAAAGTtggaaatttcttttattatgtttGGATGGgtgattgaattgaaattttgttgGGTTTAAAGAAAGAGCTTCAAGAAGCAATCCTGAGAATGTACTGGAAGAAAGAGATCCAAAGTATGATGCAATGCTTAGTCAAATGGTGGGTAGGATTTCAGCTAAGCCTGGTGGCAAACTTGAGATGGGCGAGGTCAGTTCATTCAAGCtgctttatttgtttttaatcaataactGCTCAGTCAAAAAAGAAATCTATAGCTGTAATGGTGTTCAAAACAATGCCTTATAGAGGATTGACTGcatgttcttttattttttggaatGTTTCTCCTTGAAGGAAACGGAAAGTAGAGGCATTCAGAGGGTAAAGTAGGGAACTATTTGTATAAAGAATTGAATCACTGAAATTGTCTGGTGTCATTGTAAAGGTCTTTGAATTGCCAAGTGCTAGAATTACAAGTTCATTGTCAAGAAGGCTGTTGGCTGAGCGACAATCTTAAGCACCATAACTCATTCAGTCCCTCTGGCTGGTGacccttttttcttcaatttaagaAAGTGAATATCCGTAATCCATATGGTATCccccttttgtttttcctttttttttattaattgtgaGTTTTACCTCATCTCGCCATTCTTGATTTCCTATTTAAACTCTCCGCCTCTGTGTTTATTCAACTTCTAGTGTCATTTCAATCAGAACCAAGTTTGGAGCTTTTGATGAACTTTAGACCTCCATTAGAAATGGGGTATGTCCTGTTTTCACTCCATGCCAATACACTATGATATGGATTCAAGCAGATAGATGAGTGGCTAATGTAAAGAAATGCTCATCAACTACTCTATAGTTTACCACTCTTTTAGTGAAATGAGTTCACTTGTTCCTGATGGGGTGGTATTGGTTTGTCCGTTGCCCTTCCTCTTTTAGTCTTTTAATGTGAatattacatttttggttTAGATAACCAACAGAACAGTGTTTTTTTATCAGTTAATGTTTATTGGACAGTAGAATGATTATGCCTTGATTATagcatttttaaatattggcTAGTAAGTTACTTTACCATATTACAGGCATTGGTGGCTGAAAAGCCTAATAGGCCCTTGCCAAAATTGCGGAATACAACGCCAGATTCTGGAAGGTATGAAGAAAGGCCTGTACCTCCCGGAACCTTGAACGTGAAACAGCTACGCCACATCATGCTTCTACATCAGGGCAAGGCTGATGATCACGATGGCCCGATGGATGTTCACCAGATTGCAGAGAAGTTCAGTCTGGATGCTGCGCTGGTCCAAAAGATCTTGCAATTCATGTCCCTCCCTCCAGAGGACAGCACTAAACAGAAAAAGTAATAATACAGACAACTGACTTTCATTTGCTCTCATGAACTACGATTTGGATTTTCTGTGGAATAAAGCGTGGTTCATGTGGGGAGAAAAAGTTTTGAAGTCTCTATCATCTGACAAAATGGTTGATATTCCTCAGCATATAGAGAGAAACAGTAGAGGATGTGTTTTTTGCATTGCACTTTGATATGTATTGTATCCTGAATGatgtaatttttgatgttttgttttcctttttttttttaaaaaaaagaaaggaataggTGTTGTTACAAGGCTCCTGGTATCATCTTACAGTTCCGGAGGTCGTAAGCCTTGGAATCATTTAAGTGAGGAGGGGGCAACTAATTTTGTATCAGAATCAAGTATAACAATGAATTGCATGCATGAGCTAATGGAAAATGTCCAACTGAAAATTTTCACCCTTACTAATCCCTTTGGCAAGGTTTTACAAGGACAGGAGATGATTTCGAGATCGTTAAATGGTTAAAGCTTTGCTAAGATCATGCAAATTTGATGTACACGTTACCATATGGCAGCTGTACATGCTGGGAATTCAGTGGTTTGCATAAGGGACCAATGCAAGTCCAgtggaaaaaaggaaaaagcatTTCCTTAATTTGAGAAAGTGCTACAAAAAGTTATTCCGCTCTACATCTTGATTTCACCCTTGAATTTGTACTCTATGAACTTAGTGCCCGTAAATAATGGCAAAATTGAATGTAATATTATGATTACCCCTTTCTTATTCTCTATGAAGGCTTTTTCAAAAATCCAGGGAAAAAGAATGGCTCGTGTAACAGAtaggaaaacaaaaatgaaaatccaGGTTAGGTTCAAGTCAAAATGGACTCTAACCAATCTGATGTAAACTCATAAGCCACAAATGTTACAGCACCAGCAGGAGCAGCTTTGATTGTTGATGGAACAATTCCCTTATAAAGACCATGCCAACCCTCTAACTGCAAGATTCGACGTAAGGCATCAAACATGTTCATATAAGCATGATGTTCTACTCGAGCACCATACTTTGGGTGCCTCTGTAGACCTTCAATCTGCAACAACCAAAGACAACAAAGTTACATAAATCCAATTTACTTTCACaccatttaaaagaaaatgagcaaAGGTATCTAACACCTTGGCTACTAGTTCTGACAGAAATAGACATTAATCTAACCCCCAAATTCACAGATTTGAGTGATGCTGCATCTTAGGTTTCAAGAAGGCCAGAGATCTACCTGGAACCTTTTCTTGACTACATCAAGCGGATGACAGACAAGTTTTGCACAGGTACCAGCTGCTAGCCCACAAATGAACAGTTGAAAACTTGAAAGGCTATCATCCATGGTTGAGCTTGTATTGGAAGACCTTAACCGATTCCAAGACTAAGATGATCAACATAAAACCAAAACCATATgtcaaaaagaatttttaaaaaaatatatatttaacctTTTAAACCAAGACTAAGCATATACCAATAGCAAATCATAATTTCGTTGTATTCAAGAAATTTCGGTTATATAACATACTCTTAACATTTAGTCACTGCCGCAGAGAGTGCTCTAAAACTGGCATTCCAAGTTTCAGATGAAGGTAGTTTGGAAGAAACAATAACATCAAAACCACCACACATAAGTTATATACTCTATGCATCATTCTGTTAAACTAATATATTACCACATCAAGTATCAGGTAAATAACATGTTTCCTTATCTTATA is drawn from Theobroma cacao cultivar B97-61/B2 chromosome 4, Criollo_cocoa_genome_V2, whole genome shotgun sequence and contains these coding sequences:
- the LOC18603483 gene encoding uncharacterized protein LOC18603483 isoform X1 gives rise to the protein MKMHVAEINHFGNCTEDASNEQSLSAVSLDAYNVFEDPEVLPRVGDQYQVEIPPLITESDSLLLTDNPTDVKSSVVSYEHLMGLPVSIMWVSKEVGKIKHEPAETLVNSIDLSNKNESVKSECTLETHREDGDLMAKLEATDITPDDGIKFHESEKLALELEIKIEMHQKHYFGVPGTPSDAWNNLEEASFLLGLYIFGKNLVLVKKFVESKKMRDILSFYYGKFYRSEKYRRWSECRKMRRRRCIYGQRIFTGWRQQELLARLLPNVSEECQNTLLEVSKAFGEGKILLEEYVFTLKATVGLNSLVSAVGIGKGKEDLTGITLEPMKANQVAPVRPEIPVGKACSALTPLEIINFLTGSYRLSKARSNDLFWEAVWPRLLARGWHSEQPASQGYTAGSKHSLVFLIPGVKKFSRRKLVKGDHYFDSVSDVLSRVASDPGLLELEIGADKGDSSKEENGTESDRDDLPNRQRHCYLKPRIPNRGADVMTFTVVDTSLDDGGKFKVRELRSLPIEMNISNSSDSEESTSEELIDESDLADTSCSGRVETNGLKPTEINHDREVYPDGNASNNKFPVDGQASTNVPAIPKDPKTKVCNGKAMKNQPSQRIKIDNKNNLAPVTKRRRKLTACSRKETIQKGKIISVSPGLKQKEASCCEGNPDGSAEIPSEVDPVEQQLSSASSSKGSPTIRGEGILRSTCAGAEQTHVEHQHRTLIDLNLPVLLDGETDEPFMGEVTESEHENPSRQPNNASQPEATCCMPSSELQPNMNARRQSTRNRPPTTKALEALACGFLTTTQKRKRRDGFARENYLSRASRRAHGGAKVSENYGDGMVDFKAEVKGNGMCNGNGVMEQTSDLTQMEVDSNLGVS
- the LOC18603483 gene encoding uncharacterized protein LOC18603483 isoform X2, yielding MHVAEINHFGNCTEDASNEQSLSAVSLDAYNVFEDPEVLPRVGDQYQVEIPPLITESDSLLLTDNPTDVKSSVVSYEHLMGLPVSIMWVSKEVGKIKHEPAETLVNSIDLSNKNESVKSECTLETHREDGDLMAKLEATDITPDDGIKFHESEKLALELEIKIEMHQKHYFGVPGTPSDAWNNLEEASFLLGLYIFGKNLVLVKKFVESKKMRDILSFYYGKFYRSEKYRRWSECRKMRRRRCIYGQRIFTGWRQQELLARLLPNVSEECQNTLLEVSKAFGEGKILLEEYVFTLKATVGLNSLVSAVGIGKGKEDLTGITLEPMKANQVAPVRPEIPVGKACSALTPLEIINFLTGSYRLSKARSNDLFWEAVWPRLLARGWHSEQPASQGYTAGSKHSLVFLIPGVKKFSRRKLVKGDHYFDSVSDVLSRVASDPGLLELEIGADKGDSSKEENGTESDRDDLPNRQRHCYLKPRIPNRGADVMTFTVVDTSLDDGGKFKVRELRSLPIEMNISNSSDSEESTSEELIDESDLADTSCSGRVETNGLKPTEINHDREVYPDGNASNNKFPVDGQASTNVPAIPKDPKTKVCNGKAMKNQPSQRIKIDNKNNLAPVTKRRRKLTACSRKETIQKGKIISVSPGLKQKEASCCEGNPDGSAEIPSEVDPVEQQLSSASSSKGSPTIRGEGILRSTCAGAEQTHVEHQHRTLIDLNLPVLLDGETDEPFMGEVTESEHENPSRQPNNASQPEATCCMPSSELQPNMNARRQSTRNRPPTTKALEALACGFLTTTQKRKRRDGFARENYLSRASRRAHGGAKVSENYGDGMVDFKAEVKGNGMCNGNGVMEQTSDLTQMEVDSNLGVS
- the LOC18603484 gene encoding uncharacterized protein LOC18603484, with protein sequence MGQAFRRATGRIRSVDQSKPIKPRRPLGPTDEEKISRVSQYDNLDHERASRSNPENVLEERDPKYDAMLSQMVGRISAKPGGKLEMGEALVAEKPNRPLPKLRNTTPDSGRYEERPVPPGTLNVKQLRHIMLLHQGKADDHDGPMDVHQIAEKFSLDAALVQKILQFMSLPPEDSTKQKK